From Bos indicus isolate NIAB-ARS_2022 breed Sahiwal x Tharparkar chromosome X, NIAB-ARS_B.indTharparkar_mat_pri_1.0, whole genome shotgun sequence:
GGAAAGCTCTGAGAAGCTTAGtgtgttaaaagcagagacattactctgctgacaaaggtccgtatagtcaaggctatggtcctcccagtaatcatgtatggttgtgacagctggaccggaaagaaggcagagtgctgaagaattgatgccttcaaagtttggttctggagaagactcctgagagtcccttggatagcaaggagatcaagccagtcaatcttaagggaaatcaaccctgaacactcgttggaaggactgatgttgaagctgaaactccagtattttggtcgtcttatgtgaacagctgactgactggaaaacTCTCTGATGTTGcaaaggattgagggcagaaggagaagagggcatcagaggatgagatggctggatggcatcaccgatgcaatgcacatgaacttgggcaaactttgggagatggtgagggacagagaggcctggtgtgctgtagtccatggagtcgcaaagagttggacacaactgagcaactgaatataTTGTAGGATTCCTGGAACACAGGTTAACAGAATGTGAAGTTGCGTGGAGGTAGGGCGGaccatagagagagaaagagagagacggCACAGGATCGAGCACTACAGATATTTGCACAGGGTGCTCTGGGAGTCCCCCCCACATTCTGATCAGCTTATGTGTGTGGTGGATGCACCTAAGGCCAAGAAAAGAACCACGGAATAGGATTGGGTGGAGGAATCCCAGAGCTCACAGAGGGATGGAGACAGTTCTTCTTGCCTGCCAGAGGGAAGAAAACACTCAGAATATGCAGGTGTCTTGTACATTACTCAGCAACTTATTACCTCAGTCGTGGGGCTAATTAGCCCTAGATTAGTGACTGCTCTTGTCCAGTCTAACAATGATTGAAATCAGGCCTGAAAAGGATAAATCTCCTTCTAAGCATCTGAAATGCATCACAGGATCAATCCCAAAATCACTGAAAGGAATTATCATTATTGCTATTACTCCTATCCTAAAATCTAGAACCCAACAAGGTAAAATTCTCCATGTTTAGCATATAGTAAAAAATTGTATTGGATTGAAAATAGCTATAGCCAGAAAATAACTGAAGGTCAGCTCAACAAATGGGAAGATCTACTCAAACATCAGCAGTAATTCTGATTTGACATCAGCagtggcagaaagagaaacaaaaagccacGTTTCATACACAGGAACAAAattaagaaaggcagaaaaattcTCATCAGAATTTACGCCATCCAGAATTCTATAACTAGTAGAAatacttttttgaaaatgaagatgaagTGGAAATACTTAAACCAATGATTATCACACTAAACATCTGAGAATATTCATTGCTAACAGATGTGCCCTGTAAAGCTTGTTAATAAAGTTCttaagggaaaaggaagatgaTATCAAAAGCAACTTTATATCTATACAAAGAAGTGAATAATCCAGTATTATTCACTGGAAATGGTGAAAACCTttttataaatacacattttaaaaatatttaatgtcttgAAATgataatcatcaaaaaagcaaaatattaatagagCAATGTGTGTTTGTtacacatgtaaaaataaaatgtggaaaacaaTAGCACAAAGGAtagcaggaaggaaagggaaatacaccatgtaccagaccacctgacctgcctcttgagaaacctatatgcaggtcaggaagcaacagttagaattggacacagaacaacagactggttccaaatgggaaaaggagttcgtcaaggctgtatattgtcaccctgcttatttaacttatatgcagagtacgtcatgagaaatgctgcgctggaagaagcacaatctggaaccaagattgccaggagaaatatcaataacctcagatatgcagatgacaccacccttatggtaaaaagtgaagaggaactaaaaagcctcttgatgaaagttagaggggagagaaaaagttggcttaaagctcaacattcagaaaacgaagatcatggcatctggtcccatcatttcatgggaaatagatggggaaacaatggaaacagtgtcaggctttattttttggggctccaaaatcactgcagatggtgatttcagccatgaaatttaaagacgcttactccttggaaggaaagttatgaccaacctaaataacatattcaaaagcagagatattcctttgccaacaaaggtctgtctagtcaaggctatggttttttctgtggtcatgtatggatgtaagagttggactgtgaagaaagctgagcgccaaagaattgatgctttggaagtgtggtgttggagaagactcttgagagtcccttggattgcaaggagatcccaccagtccatcctaaaggagaccagtcctgggtgttcattggaaggactgatgctgaggctgaaactccaatcctttggccaccttatgctaagagttgactcattggaacagactttggtgctgggagggattgggggcaggaggagaaggggacgacagaggatgagatggctagatggcatcactgactcgatgcacataagtttgggtgaactctcggagttgatgatggacagggagacctggtgtgctgcgattcgtggtgtcgaaaagagtcagacacgactgagtggctgaactgaagtTAACTGAAGGCTCTTATGTAAGAAATGGGTATAACATTAATTGAAGGCATATTGTAAGAAGTATAAAATGCATATTGTAAACTCTAGAGTCACCCTAGAAAGAATTTTTTGCCTATACAtgcagctcatgggatcttagttccctggctaggGACTGGACCTGGGGCCGTGGCAATGAGAGCACCGAAtcctaatcattggaccaccagggaataccctagaaatatttttaataagatgTATATCTAGAAAGCTAATAGTGGCAATATAATGGACTAATAAAGAAATAACCAATCTAAATGAGGAGAAGAAATGGGAAACTTGTCAATAAAAAATATACGtgatataaagaaaaacatatcCAGATAGTAGATTTAAAACTGAACAATTTAGCCACTAATTGTAAGTTGCCTACACACGTCAATTTTAAGACCTACTTTGGAGGACTCCCCTGGGTGTCCAGTGGTTCAggatctgctttccaatgcaggggacacagatttgatccttggtctggcaactaagcccttgtgccgcagcaagagaagcccacacactgcaactagagagaagcctgagtgcagcagcaaagacccatgaagccagataaaaaataaagaccttCCTTGTCAGATCACATTTATGTATGGTAAAAAAATAATCTCACCTTAAATaagctaataatttaaaattaaatgtgtggAAATACTTATACCTCCAAATCCCAAATCAAACAGAAGCTGGAGAGGCTGAATTAACATCATAAAAGTATACTTCAGAATGAAGATTTTTTGCGGAAGATAAAGGGCAGTACATAATGATAGAGAATTCAATTCACTGAGGAGACATAATAGTCAGGAATGTGTATGCAATTTCAGAATACAGGAGCCAAAATCTAATAGaatggaaaggagaaacagacaatcCACAGTTGTAGTtgaagactttcacttttcacgctcAGCCATTAATACAGTAAGTGAGcaacacaatgaaaaaatatatagaagactTGAACAATACTATTAACCGACttgacctaattgatatttatagaacgTGCCCAgtcccagttgtgtccgactgtttgagaccccatggaccgtagtgtccatggaatttttcagggaagactactggagcgggttgccatttcttactccaggggacgttccagacccagagattgaacccgagtctcttgcctctcttgcgttggcaggcagattctttaccactgcgccacctgggaagcccatttattgaGCAACAGCAACTAAATACATATTCTTCTGAAGTGAATATGGAAGTTCAACCACATATGCCAGTTAAAAACCTTACTAAGTTCAAAAGGACTGAaatcacacaaaatatatttcctgaccaaaaaataattagaataaagATTAACTATGGAAAGTGACCTGGAAAATCACAAACTGCTTGTAAATTGAACAAAACTTCAAATTAATTCAAGgatcaaaggagaaatagaaaatacaatatatcaaaattttgaGGTGATGCCAAAGATTCACAGAGGgatatttatagcattaaatgtttgtattaaaaaagggaaaaggccAATTATCATTTGAAGATTGATAATCCTCTTTAAGAAACTAGAATACAGCAAAATTTAACCTaaatccagcaaaaaaaaaaaaagaataacaaacatCTTGGCAGAAATCAATTAAATAGAAACCAGAAAATCAGTAGTACCAAAAAATTCAGTTGAAACCAGTGGCTGATACTGTGAATAGATTAATATGATAATAAACCTATAGCCTGATTGATtacaaaagagagagacaaagaaggaagagTGACACTAATTACCAATTTCAGTAATACCATAGGAGACAGCAGTACAGAGCTCTCAGATATTAAATGCACAGTgaaggaagattttaaaaatgttattcaaaATTTTTTGCATGGTTGGTCgtattggactctttgtgaccctgtggactctagcccaccaggctcctctctccatgggattttccaggcaaaaatactggaatgggttgccatttcctcttccaggagatctcctgatccaggaatcgaacctgcatctcttatgtctcctgaatttgtaggtggttctttaccactgagccatctgggaagacccaAAATTTGTTGAATGTAAATCTAAAAGTGTgttctcactacacacacacacacacacacacacacacacacacttaaacaaaaaaacaaacaaagaaagggACACAAAGACATTTTAGGATGGGTTGGGTATGTCTATTATCTTGATTCTGGTGATGATATTATCATTGTGTGCATATgcccaaactcatcaaattgtacacagtaaatatatatcatttgttgtatatcaattatgcttcaataactATTTAAGAAAGGAGAGCAGAAAAATGTTATCTAAAAAATTGATACTTAgataaaatgagaacatttcttgaaaaatactgaCTAACCAAGgtcactcaaaaataaataaggatgaATAACTTTATTAAGGAAGTTAATGTGCACGCAttgcttccgtcatgtctgactctttgcgtttctatggactataggcctccaggcttctctgtccatgggattcttcaggcaagaatagtggagtgggttgccaggccctccttcaggagatctacctgtcccagggattgagcccgagtATCTtacctctcttgcattggcaggcaggttctttaccgctagtacaacctgggaagccccaaagaagataattcttctgcttcattttatgaggccattgttaccctgataccaaaccaaaccaaaaaagacaacacaagaaaagaaaaccacagaccaatatttttatgaatatagaCACAAAGATTCTTAgtaaaatactgctgctgctgctaagtcgcttcagtcgtgtctgacactgcgcgaccccatagacagcagcccactaggctcctctgtccctgggattctccaggcaagaatactggagtgggttgccatttccttctccaatgcatgaaagtgaaaagtgaaagtgaagtcgctcagtcgtgtccgactcctagcaacctcaaggactgtagcctaccaggttcatccgtccatgggattttccaggcaagagtactggagtggggtgccattgccttctccaagtaaaatactagcaaaccaaattatATAGCATGCGGAAGTAGGATTCTTCCCAGGAATGCAACTTTGATTTAATATTAAGACTGAAATAAGTTAATCAGtcatcatcatcagttcagtctctcagttgtgtccaactcttttcgatcccatgaaccacaggactccaggcctccctgtccatcacctagtCCTGGAGTCCAAACAAACCCAAGGCCGttgtgtcgatgatgccatccaaccatctcatcctctgttgtccccctctcctcctgccctcaatctttcccagcatcagggtcttttccaacgtgtcaactctctgcatcaggtgaccaaagtattggagtttcagcttcagcatcagtccctccaatgaaaacccaggaatgatctcctttagaatggactggttggatctccttgcagtcccagggactctcaagagtcttctccaacaccacagttcaaaagcatcaattctttgacactcagctttctttatactccagctctcacaaccatacattaATATACCACATCaacagaataaaggacaaaaaccacATTATCATCTCAGTACCTACATAAATAGCATTGGACCAAATTCAGCGTCCCTTCAAGATATACAGACTCAAACTAGAAGTAAAAGGCAACAGTTTCAACCTGATGTAAAACATCTCTGAAAAACTCACAGCTATCATCGTACTTAATGATAAAAGGCAGAAGTACTGACTTCCCCTGAAAATCAGGAACAATACAAGGATATCatctcttaccacttctattccaCATTGTTCTGGAGCTTCTGGACAGGGTAATTaagcaagggaaagaaataaaatgaagttacATTGGAAAAGATGTAAAACTTTtcaatttgcagatgacataatcttcTGTATAGAAAATCCTTAAGAATCACCCTCTCCCCACAGAAACTATTAGACCCAATACAGGGGCTCAACAGGTTTACAGAATACAAGGTCATATACAAAGAGCAGATATATTTCTATACACAGTCAAGACTTGTacaataaaaactacaaaacattgctggGTGAAATTAAAGACAGTCTAGATAAGTGGAAAGGCATCTCacatttatggattggaagacttactATTGTGTTAAGATGGCAGTACTCCCCTACTAGAACCCCATCAAAATTCAAACTGTTCTTTCCCCCCAGAAATCAACAAACTGATCCTAGAATTGTAAGAATTGAAAGGGTCCTGGGATAGCCAAAACAGTGTGAAGAAAGAACAAGTACTTACACTTCCCAACTACAAAACCCACTTCAAAGCCAAAATAATCAAGACATTATATGGTGTTATAGCCACACCTTCCacgaaacaaactcactcagaagaacaatacagatagtggagtgcagtttattacaccggcgcacccaaggcagagtctcctcttggcGGAGGACCcagaccagtttttgtgaaaaccttgtataccctaagtgtatgtgccCATATCCacttccccaaattccctgaaattagtctgaacaaaggaaaagaaagatataatcaaacttaacccgtgattcatatgccttaagcctaggtagttaaaagtgaacaattatcaatagggctgtggtcataccccaataagcataatagaatttatgattctcttcagttacacagataattagggtattcttttaggtgatggagagtctaggtatgagccctggggctcttccaccCAGGggctctggttttccagttggtatgtcgtttccatagatactgggcatatagctcaaagtccacagtccagcgcaagatggagtcctgctttcaagatggagctggttctgtctgtttcctccttcaatggtAGTGACATAAGGATTGTATATAGACAGATACCAGAATAGAatggagatgcaagaaacaaaaCCATATCTCTGTGGTCAATAGATTATTGTGAGTGGTGCAGAGGCCATTCAATGGCAAAGAATAATGTTTCAACAAATGGTCTTGGGATAACTGGATGTTCACAACCAAAAGAATCATTTTAGGCTTATACCTCACACTGTATATAACAATTAACTAAAAATTGatcaaaaacctaaatataagagttaaaactataaagcactcagaggaaaacatagatgTAAATGTTACTGTTGGATTAGGCAACGATTTCCTAGATATGCTACAAAAGTACAAgcaccaaaagaaacaaaagtagacAATTTggaatcatcaaaatgaaaacttttatccttcaaaggacactatcaagaaagtaaaacatCCTGGGCACCTACTGGATGCTGGCAAGGAGCCTTGAATCCCAGGTGGACCAGAAGAACACCCAAACAACCCTGTATGGTATGGGGAAGGGGGAAACGGGGAAGGAGATGTGCAGGCTAGGTGGGATCAGTGCTCCTGAGGTGCAGCTAGGGGAGGACAAGTTCCCACACCTGGAGAGGCACTCTTACCTCGAGGGGATctgtggggatggggaaggacCTTTGGGGTTATGGAGGAATGCACCTGGTGTTtctgcccccactccccccaTTCAACCTCCAGGAACCTGCTGAGGCCTGGGGCTTACTCCTCTGTACTCTGAAACTGGAGGCACTCTGGGGCCCCCTCCAGGCCACACTCAGCATAGGCCACACCCCTGCCTAAGCCCACCCTGCCTGAGCTCCACCACACCTAAGCCCTGCCCTTACAGCAAAggttttttctacctttttttaaaaatttccctattTTGCTAGTGTAGCTGTGTCTTACCTTCCAGTGATTGtttcatttatatgtttaatttttctaatttacctgttagttttcttatttattttattttttattatttgtcattgtcttccacatttcttttcttttcctttattttttggtgtGCCATACAGCTTGAAGGATCTTGATTCATGGGCTTGAGCTCCTGTGGTGGGAGGACCAAGTCCAAACTGCTGGATTAACAGAGACACTCAGACCTCACGGAATACTATTTGGAGTGAGGTCTCCTGGAGGGCCACATCTAAACACCTGGTCCTGGCTCTACTTAACTGCCTGCAAACTCCAGTGCTAAAATTCTCAGGCCAATCAATCAGTGAGAGAAGAACACAGTTCCGCCTAAcaaaaaaaataactgatatgACAAAAAATATGTTACAGACAAAAgagcaaggtaaaaagaaaactaaaagaccacataaatgaagaggaaatagggaaACTACCTGGAAAAAAATTTAGTAAGGATattaaagatgatccaaaatcttgaaaatgcaATGGAggtatggatttaaaaaaaaacaagaaatgtttGACAAAGATTTAGAAGAAATAAGGCACAAACAAACAAAGTTGaaaacacaataactgaaatgaaaaatacactagaagaaatcaatatGAGACTCAATGAAGCAGGAGAACAAATAAGTGAGTTgtaagacagaatggtggaaataactgctgaagagcagaataaagaaaaaagaatgaaaaatcataATATCTATTTCTGTCATGACTGTCTTTCTGAGACACATTCTCCACTAAGGGTAACCTGGGACTACCTATCACCACAGGTTGTGGATGCATAAGAAAGATtgcactggaaggaaaaaaatatagtctTCATGCCCCTTTCTCATCCTCCAGAGACCCTGCAGTTCCAGGACTCCACCTCAATGGCGGGAAAACCGCaacctgcactgctgctgctaagtcacttcagtcgtgtccgactctgtgcgaccccatagacggcagcccaccaggctcccctgtccctgggattctccaggcaagaacactggagtgggttgccatttccttctccaatgcatgagagtgaaaaatgaaagtgaagttgctcagtcgtgtctgactcttagcgaccccatggactgtgtagcccaccaggctcctccatccatgggattttccaggcaagagtactagagtggggtgccattgccttctccggcaaccTGCACTGCACACGCCCAACTCAGTGAGCATGCGCAGTGTGTGCGTGCGCATCCGTTGCTGCGCATGCGCCTTGGTGCGCATACGCCTTCCTGAGCGATCTGTGAGGAGCGTTGGGCGTGAGACGGGTCTGTTTATTCAGTCCCGGTTCTTTCTCACTACTTGAGACTCACCAGGTAGGTTCACAGGTCTGTCCTGTCTGGAATttaagtgtgtgtgcgtgcgagGGGGAGCCAGCAAGTTTCGCACGGGCTGGGCAGTGTGATCTAGGGCTTTTGAGGAGGAAGGCCCTCAAGGTAGTCATCTTTCTCCTCACAAGTGTTGCGACGCCATACTTCTTGCCTTGGTGGGCGGAGAGGAAGGGCAGTGGGCAGAGTAGGGCAGGCGGTAGGATGATGGTGGGGGGAGACTTGGGGGTGCTATTTGAGATATCTGGTTCATTGGGGCCCTGGAACTGACGACAGAGCACAGAATCGGGGGCCGGCAGTGGGacctgggcagggggcggggtgggcgaTTAAGGAAAGGCCTAGAAACCGGACCGCAGTGGGGTTGTGACTGTATCGCGGGTTTTGTGGTAAGGTGCCAACAGAAAAGTGGACCGGTTGCTCTGTATGCAGCCTCACCTCAGCCCCAGACACAGAAAATCGCCATAGTCAGGCTGTAAAGACTGAGCCTTTCTTCGTGTTCCAACTGAATTCCAAGGGAGTTGGGGAAAATAGGTCTGGTGAATAGGAGTGTGACATGAGCAATAGTCCTGAGCTTTTGAATTCCTAGCAGTATTTCactaaagatcttcatgatggaGAATTCTGTTGTGAAATCAAACATGCTGACAAAAATTCAGCCTTCTTATATACCTTAAGGTGATTTCGCTACCAGCTTTGTAAAGACACAAATGGCTTTGCAAGCGACTGTATTTGGTGTAATTGAAATGCATGTACACTCATGCTTAACCagagttttcttttgaaagtattttcacattaaaaaaaaacaagtcaacaTAAGGTCATAAAAGTGATCAAATATAGCTGTACTCTTAAATACAATTTCTAAATCACAATATTCtgctttcagggagaaatatgagTGGGCAAGTGGCATCAACATTGGAACCTACAAAGCCAGATTGCTCCCAGGTGGATGAACCTGTGGTTGTGAGTAACCTTACCATTTGGTGTTTTCTATTAGCAcaagtttatttttgagaaaatgatgTTAAGTAGTACACATGCGGTGATAAAGGTCTTCCATGCTGATAAAGGGTGACACTTTGTCTTAGGAAGAAACATTGATCCAGATATATTATACTCCTGGATGTTGCCTGGATGATTATACTGTTAAATTCCCTGGAAATGTGCCCAGTGACTCCCTCCTCCTGCTAATTAACAACAGGCTGCATACTTCCATCCCAACATAGATTTAAATAACTTCCAAAGTCTTTCTGGGTAACTCTTATGGGAGCTAACGCTTCTCTGTGGGAAGAGTAACTTTATTAAAATGAAGTACATAGAATTGTGTTGAGAAAACGTTGTTAGGTTTACTTATGctcagatatatgtatgtattatgtatatttatgctaTTAGATGTGTTAACAAcaaaagtttttatttgcatgcaCACTCTACTAGGACCAGCAGCCCAGTGTTGAGCAACCTCACCAAGAGGAACCACCAGCTGAGATTCAGGATATCACACCTAGAAATGAGGAAGGAGAGGATCCAGTGAATCGtgatgaagaagaggagaaggatccCTTTGAAGGTAAAGTGTATCTGTGCGTCATGCCTTAAGACATAACCagtaagaagaggaaaggaaacattagaaaagGACTTCAGACAGTTCCTAAAAAACTGAGGAGAGTATA
This genomic window contains:
- the LOC139181251 gene encoding X antigen family member 5-like; translated protein: MSGQVASTLEPTKPDCSQVDEPVVDQQPSVEQPHQEEPPAEIQDITPRNEEGEDPVNRDEEEEKDPFEDSGLEADLQLFAEAKTGDEGGDGPDVREEFASNTEPVEMPEAGEGQPFA